One genomic region from Leptolyngbyaceae cyanobacterium JSC-12 encodes:
- a CDS encoding hypothetical protein (IMG reference gene:2510098741) has product MNPQRRTRARILTAEGLTKLCNRIREREIKDNFGRKYTREELGELIGLDPGTIGAVLDCRGSDRSSINRCFTAFGLTLQDSDHVGKTQDIDVNFVGREAAIADLNKLVRQGAKVIIIQAEGGVGKTTLALQYLRSQGFNQVLDLWMAKETQNLTPVESVLEEWLQRHFHEEAGRELSNTLGRLRQKLRDSPKRAGILIDNLEPALDQVGRFVQDHRRYVELLRVLTDPLVNAVTLITSRERLREVGIHNLEHYLLKSLDQDAWQQFFDYHQIQSDSSVLQKLHTTYNGNAKAMKILRSAIQADFAGDLTAYCQTQGELFFERDLEDLVITQFDRLQRLDCNAYNLLCRLGCYRYQDVATVDIQGLLCLLWDVPLVQQRRVVEALKDRSLVGCEQQSFWLHPVIRAVAIDRLRASADWETANRKAAEFWTASVDRIETVEDALKAFEAYHHYWQISDFEAAATVILNKRNERLGRSFYHLGLFQHIIPAITLLTEKLNGYKLSGLYNLLGIPYRITGEMHRAIDCHRKAKEISDQHLNLQEFNNTDEFIFLKRQGNESLINIGLCQMQLGEIETALKTFEEAEPQSTEDWKPFIFVFIAFLSSCLDMKQKATRWLRKAEKIESQFFPYRVMFLGKTYANLGHVDKASEVYQTVIETAKEINQSQTLAMTMSNLAILHRQRKEFKTALLKHEAAIEILERLGAKYDLAESYYQLGLTYQIMGETEQSRNSFHKSSQLFKDMAAPKQLERVKISIVELDNPVISKQRHRRQK; this is encoded by the coding sequence ATGAATCCACAAAGACGAACCCGCGCCCGCATCTTGACAGCAGAGGGACTCACGAAACTCTGTAATCGCATTCGCGAGCGGGAGATTAAGGATAATTTTGGACGTAAATATACACGTGAGGAACTGGGGGAATTAATCGGGCTTGATCCAGGGACTATTGGAGCAGTGTTAGATTGCAGAGGATCAGATAGAAGCTCAATCAATCGCTGTTTTACAGCATTTGGGTTAACGTTGCAGGACAGTGATCATGTTGGAAAGACTCAGGATATAGATGTCAATTTTGTTGGGCGAGAAGCAGCGATCGCAGACTTGAATAAGCTGGTGCGTCAGGGAGCAAAAGTCATCATCATTCAAGCTGAAGGGGGAGTTGGTAAAACGACGCTGGCATTGCAATACCTTAGAAGCCAGGGGTTTAACCAGGTGCTGGACTTGTGGATGGCAAAGGAAACTCAGAACCTGACTCCGGTTGAGAGCGTACTTGAAGAATGGCTGCAGCGACACTTTCATGAGGAAGCAGGGCGAGAGTTGAGTAACACGTTAGGGCGATTGCGACAGAAGTTACGCGACTCACCCAAACGCGCTGGAATTTTAATTGACAACCTAGAGCCTGCGTTAGATCAGGTAGGCAGATTTGTGCAAGACCATCGTCGCTATGTGGAATTACTGCGAGTCCTGACAGATCCACTAGTAAATGCTGTAACATTGATTACCAGTCGTGAACGACTGCGGGAAGTAGGTATACACAATCTGGAGCACTACCTGCTGAAAAGTTTGGATCAGGATGCGTGGCAGCAGTTTTTTGATTACCATCAAATCCAATCTGATTCCTCCGTACTACAGAAATTGCACACAACCTACAATGGCAACGCCAAGGCGATGAAAATCCTCCGCAGTGCAATTCAGGCAGATTTTGCAGGAGATTTAACAGCCTATTGCCAGACACAAGGCGAGTTATTCTTTGAACGAGACCTCGAAGATTTAGTCATTACTCAGTTTGATCGATTACAGCGGCTTGACTGCAATGCCTACAATTTACTTTGTCGATTGGGCTGTTATCGCTATCAAGATGTGGCGACTGTAGATATCCAGGGCTTGCTATGCTTGCTGTGGGATGTTCCCTTGGTTCAGCAACGGCGTGTAGTGGAAGCGTTAAAAGATCGATCGCTGGTGGGTTGCGAACAGCAATCGTTTTGGCTACATCCCGTAATCCGAGCGGTCGCTATTGATCGCCTGAGAGCCAGTGCAGATTGGGAAACGGCTAACCGTAAAGCTGCAGAATTTTGGACGGCGAGTGTCGATCGCATTGAAACCGTGGAAGACGCTCTCAAGGCGTTTGAAGCCTATCATCATTATTGGCAAATTAGCGATTTTGAAGCAGCAGCGACAGTTATTTTAAATAAACGAAATGAGCGATTGGGGCGATCGTTTTATCACCTTGGACTCTTTCAACATATTATTCCTGCGATTACGTTACTAACTGAAAAGCTAAATGGATACAAGCTCAGTGGACTTTACAACCTGTTAGGTATCCCCTATCGAATTACGGGGGAAATGCATCGAGCGATTGATTGTCACAGAAAAGCTAAAGAAATATCAGATCAGCATTTAAATCTTCAAGAATTTAACAATACAGATGAATTTATTTTCCTAAAACGTCAAGGCAATGAATCATTAATTAATATTGGTCTATGTCAAATGCAATTAGGAGAGATTGAGACAGCATTAAAAACATTTGAAGAAGCTGAACCACAATCAACTGAGGACTGGAAGCCTTTCATATTTGTATTTATAGCTTTTCTAAGCTCATGTCTGGATATGAAACAGAAAGCAACTCGCTGGCTTCGTAAAGCCGAAAAAATTGAGTCTCAATTTTTTCCCTATAGAGTCATGTTTTTAGGCAAAACCTATGCCAACTTAGGACATGTAGACAAAGCTTCTGAAGTTTATCAGACTGTTATTGAGACTGCAAAAGAAATAAATCAAAGTCAAACTCTTGCCATGACAATGAGTAATTTAGCTATCTTGCATCGGCAAAGAAAAGAGTTCAAGACAGCTTTGCTAAAGCATGAAGCTGCGATCGAGATCTTAGAGAGATTGGGGGCTAAATATGACCTAGCTGAAAGTTATTACCAACTTGGATTGACTTATCAAATAATGGGTGAAACTGAACAAAGTAGAAACAGTTTTCATAAATCAAGTCAATTATTTAAAGATATGGCAGCACCGAAACAACTGGAGCGTGTGAAAATTAGCATTGTAGAATTAGATAACCCAGTTATTTCAAAACAGAGGCATAGAAGGCAGAAGTAA
- a CDS encoding hypothetical protein (IMG reference gene:2510098749~PFAM: Protein of unknown function (DUF559)) — MLSKYLTQIRGGEVKTLLCTDVIEAISQLELYKAGSSIDGKVVVQTWEKLPEHEAVLEEILHVLARVTLAIWPMWYGQEATFYFLEESTLEDALLNQFKLRELQATRQDVCLPWLKAAVSVCQAGKLPVFQHFSRTVQVSQLALAISPSDLVIVLALCDRHPLQYRLLSLAKASTWLAQATQARVVVLIPAELAGQQELDSILYGAISFPILAPQAVSRPIEEESKHVIYPIWGKPHPFSPGEQLLARKLSQDTELANLFFFNQSVETSRGKWYLVDLLWLDGKVVVEIDGYRHHGNSFAFVEDRHRDYELLISGYVVLRLPHDEVVNDVEIAVEKIRDVVKFRRSQQST; from the coding sequence ATGTTGAGCAAGTACCTCACTCAAATTCGAGGAGGCGAGGTTAAAACACTTCTCTGTACTGATGTGATTGAAGCAATATCCCAACTTGAACTGTACAAGGCAGGCAGTTCCATTGATGGGAAAGTTGTGGTTCAAACTTGGGAGAAGCTTCCTGAACATGAGGCGGTTCTAGAGGAAATTCTCCATGTTCTGGCAAGGGTTACGCTGGCTATCTGGCCCATGTGGTACGGGCAGGAAGCCACCTTTTATTTCTTAGAGGAAAGTACCCTCGAAGATGCTCTTCTGAATCAGTTCAAGCTTCGAGAACTTCAGGCAACTCGACAAGATGTTTGTCTTCCGTGGCTGAAGGCTGCTGTGAGTGTTTGCCAGGCAGGAAAATTGCCAGTGTTCCAGCATTTTTCCAGAACCGTTCAGGTCTCTCAGCTTGCATTAGCGATCTCCCCAAGCGATCTTGTGATTGTTTTAGCCCTCTGCGATCGCCACCCTCTGCAATACCGGCTGTTGAGTCTGGCAAAGGCCTCGACCTGGCTTGCCCAGGCGACCCAAGCCCGTGTTGTCGTCCTGATCCCAGCGGAACTCGCAGGGCAACAGGAATTAGATTCTATTCTGTACGGAGCCATCTCATTTCCTATTTTGGCGCCACAGGCAGTTTCCCGACCAATAGAGGAAGAATCTAAGCATGTCATCTATCCCATCTGGGGAAAGCCTCACCCTTTTAGTCCGGGTGAGCAACTGCTGGCGAGAAAATTGTCACAAGACACTGAGTTAGCCAACCTATTTTTCTTTAATCAGAGTGTAGAAACATCTCGTGGTAAATGGTATTTGGTTGATTTATTGTGGCTAGACGGTAAGGTAGTGGTTGAAATCGATGGATACCGGCATCATGGTAACTCTTTTGCCTTTGTTGAGGATCGGCACCGGGATTATGAATTACTCATTAGCGGGTATGTGGTTCTCAGGCTGCCCCATGATGAAGTCGTCAACGATGTCGAGATTGCAGTCGAAAAAATCCGCGACGTGGTGAAGTTTCGCCGCAGTCAACAATCGACGTAA
- a CDS encoding hypothetical protein (IMG reference gene:2510098746): MKFEILTPIGFTVRTSESYWQRLIVKHPDMEGLENLVRQALISPDEIRRSSRDEGVLLFYLTRQEERWVVVVARRLNGDGFLITAYQTDAIKEGESIWHR, translated from the coding sequence ATGAAGTTTGAGATCCTCACACCAATTGGGTTTACAGTCAGAACTTCCGAAAGCTACTGGCAAAGGTTGATTGTCAAGCATCCTGATATGGAAGGACTTGAGAATTTAGTTCGGCAAGCGTTGATATCTCCCGATGAGATTCGCCGCAGTAGTCGAGATGAAGGTGTGTTGCTATTTTACTTGACTCGACAAGAGGAGCGGTGGGTCGTGGTCGTGGCTCGACGTTTAAATGGAGATGGGTTCTTGATTACTGCTTATCAAACAGATGCTATAAAAGAAGGTGAATCAATATGGCACAGGTAA
- a CDS encoding hypothetical protein (IMG reference gene:2510098744), whose protein sequence is MHSEVTLLVSCLTILTEHQLSATHSLRPYSITAKVSSCRSPLTRQRSPLNSLHCYVSWSTHRSPPQPRLTDRLLSVFGTTDRPSRLLGAFATTDNPQTTASTDHFLGAFGRTGNPEELVQRSRSQLTIELTGWRYPLQLTDNL, encoded by the coding sequence ATGCACAGCGAAGTAACCCTTCTCGTGTCTTGCCTCACAATACTCACAGAGCATCAGCTTTCTGCTACACATTCACTAAGACCCTACAGCATAACGGCTAAGGTCAGCAGTTGCCGATCGCCCCTAACACGGCAGCGATCGCCCCTCAATTCGCTGCACTGCTATGTTAGCTGGAGCACGCACCGATCGCCACCCCAACCTCGCCTCACCGATCGCCTCCTGAGTGTTTTCGGAACTACCGATCGCCCCTCGCGACTGCTGGGCGCTTTCGCTACCACAGATAACCCTCAAACCACTGCCTCAACCGACCATTTCCTGGGTGCTTTCGGACGAACAGGCAACCCTGAAGAACTAGTGCAAAGATCTCGGAGCCAGCTAACGATTGAGCTAACCGGATGGAGATATCCTTTGCAATTAACAGACAATCTATAA
- a CDS encoding hypothetical protein (IMG reference gene:2510098740) has translation MTGLRLPRRVLSIIILGVLGFAIALSLPVASNPINPAPEPTSEMITFFENRTREHINRVHHNLTILAKLPTYPQDILSRGEIHDASKFVQPERVPYIWLTEFYRRRQSGEVFTYPNGVEEQVKAAIHHHVTTNRHHPEFHASPNDMSDVDLIEMVCDWTAIAQELEENGVERNGGSARSWADRTIGKREGFNFSEAKKEFIYQVIDDLDRQRTISSLER, from the coding sequence ATGACTGGTTTAAGATTACCAAGACGTGTCTTATCGATCATTATTTTAGGAGTTCTAGGATTTGCAATCGCTCTTTCTCTGCCCGTGGCTTCTAATCCGATCAATCCTGCTCCAGAGCCTACTTCAGAGATGATCACATTCTTTGAGAACCGGACTCGCGAACACATTAACCGAGTTCATCATAATCTTACTATCCTGGCAAAACTTCCCACCTATCCACAAGATATTCTCAGTCGAGGTGAGATTCACGATGCGTCAAAGTTTGTTCAGCCTGAGCGAGTACCCTATATCTGGTTGACTGAGTTTTACCGTCGCCGTCAAAGTGGTGAAGTATTTACCTATCCGAATGGGGTCGAGGAACAGGTAAAGGCGGCTATCCACCATCATGTCACAACTAATCGCCACCATCCTGAGTTTCATGCCTCTCCGAATGATATGTCTGATGTTGACCTGATCGAGATGGTTTGCGATTGGACAGCGATCGCTCAAGAACTCGAAGAAAATGGAGTTGAAAGAAATGGGGGCAGCGCAAGATCATGGGCAGATAGAACGATCGGAAAACGAGAAGGCTTCAACTTTAGTGAAGCTAAAAAAGAGTTCATTTATCAGGTGATTGATGACCTCGATCGCCAACGAACTATTTCCAGTTTAGAAAGGTAG
- a CDS encoding putative ATPase (IMG reference gene:2510098747) yields the protein MINQEQEAVLFLLKAVNFDWVMHMKSVWRDSEYDVAALHQEQRTRIIDELEKIKATGDPNSPLGMVLIGEGGAGKTHLLSAIRRYALSQGFGFILVDMTDVHDFWKTALQGYVSSLQEATAEGAPQFQRLIEFLLSYTNVQTPIKQLTQANASQLKQNINSILSALARKDRAATIKFRDIVRALFLLNSDDISIQGTGYNWLQGFGVEEEDKYNFGFSVTAASHPSEIVEGLSWLMSLQGPSVLAFDQLDSIVTQHHFAAGSGEYAELSDEQRVSRAIIEGIGGGFTALRDKTARTLILVSCLEATWEILRTKAVSTFQARFHQPPLVLGRVRDASVAEQIVASRLREIYESVNFLPPYPTWPFTQAFFEAARQQSPRRILQRCDAHRNKCLAEKEITELSSFGDDTPPPPPPPLDQLDRDFAGLREQLKEQSHATRALGENNEDTILATLLQTAGECLIRENPTADNVDVAIETDFPGGKSPLLHVRVRLIFRDEGDREQHLCLRALQRTNAKAYQTRIRAAMTASGIDRALSFRRLILVRTYEIPGGSVTQQLTRQFEQAGGLFAHPTEDELLTLLALQELQKKKDPKFDAWLRDRRPVSQLPCMRDAITWLFGDAASKASEDNLSQSGGSSAPSSEAKKTSTEPQVPGDTPPIGALQLPIGTRLVGQQARETIALRVQDLTKHTVILAGSGSGKTVLVRRLVEEAVLLGIPAIVIDCANDLARMGDRWPAPPEEWSNEDKQRADLYHQKSQVVVWTPGREAGNPLNLEPLPDLAAVANDPEELDQAADMARDSLQDIVAPGKAQASILKRGILKAALLYFAQNGGGRLPDLIELLSDLPPEAGGGIADAGKKAQAMADSLRAEILNNPLLRQGGAALDPAILFGLDQPSEKTRISILNFIGLPGIGAQQQFLNQLFMTLFTWIKKNPAPVEQPIRGLLVIDEAKDFVPSTGSTPCKASLNRLAAQARKYGLGLIFATQAPKSIDHNIIANCSTQFYGRANSPAAIDVIQEQLRQRGGSGQDIARLERGQFYVVSESLTTPTKILTPLCLSHHPPTPLDEVEALNRARASRTTEHMLKLATDISMA from the coding sequence ATGATTAATCAAGAGCAGGAAGCCGTGCTGTTTCTACTGAAAGCAGTTAATTTTGACTGGGTCATGCACATGAAAAGTGTGTGGCGTGATTCTGAATATGATGTTGCAGCTTTACACCAGGAGCAACGAACTAGAATCATTGATGAGCTTGAGAAAATTAAAGCAACTGGAGATCCTAATTCTCCACTAGGTATGGTGTTAATTGGGGAAGGAGGAGCAGGGAAAACCCACCTTTTGAGTGCAATTAGGCGTTACGCTCTATCTCAGGGATTCGGGTTCATTTTAGTGGATATGACGGATGTCCATGACTTCTGGAAAACAGCTTTGCAAGGATATGTGAGTTCTTTACAGGAAGCAACAGCGGAAGGAGCGCCGCAATTTCAACGGCTAATTGAATTTCTTCTTTCCTATACGAACGTTCAAACTCCAATCAAACAACTGACTCAAGCAAATGCTTCCCAATTGAAGCAAAATATAAATTCTATTCTCTCAGCTTTGGCGCGAAAGGATAGAGCGGCAACCATAAAATTTCGGGATATTGTTCGGGCTTTATTTTTATTAAACTCTGATGACATTAGTATCCAAGGCACTGGTTATAACTGGCTTCAGGGCTTTGGAGTAGAAGAAGAAGATAAATACAATTTTGGGTTCAGCGTCACCGCAGCCTCTCATCCGAGTGAGATTGTTGAAGGTCTTTCCTGGCTGATGAGTCTTCAAGGTCCGTCAGTTTTAGCATTCGATCAGTTAGATTCGATTGTGACTCAACATCACTTTGCAGCGGGTTCAGGAGAGTATGCTGAACTCTCTGACGAACAGCGGGTTTCGAGGGCAATTATTGAGGGAATTGGTGGAGGGTTTACAGCCCTGCGGGACAAAACTGCTCGCACGCTAATTCTTGTGTCCTGCCTGGAGGCAACCTGGGAAATTCTACGAACCAAAGCAGTCAGTACTTTTCAGGCTCGTTTTCATCAACCCCCGCTTGTCCTGGGTAGAGTTCGGGATGCGAGTGTTGCTGAACAGATTGTTGCTTCGCGTTTGCGCGAGATTTATGAGAGCGTGAATTTCTTGCCTCCCTACCCGACATGGCCGTTTACCCAAGCATTTTTTGAAGCCGCAAGACAACAGTCTCCCAGACGCATTCTGCAACGTTGCGATGCCCACCGTAACAAGTGTTTAGCTGAAAAAGAAATTACAGAACTCTCTTCATTTGGCGATGATACGCCACCGCCACCGCCACCGCCCCTGGATCAACTGGATCGAGATTTTGCAGGCTTGAGGGAACAGTTGAAAGAACAGAGTCATGCAACTCGTGCTTTAGGGGAGAATAACGAGGATACGATTCTCGCTACTCTATTACAAACTGCTGGTGAATGTTTGATCCGGGAAAATCCAACCGCAGACAATGTCGATGTAGCGATAGAAACTGACTTTCCAGGAGGTAAAAGCCCTCTATTGCATGTACGAGTGCGGTTGATTTTTCGTGACGAAGGCGATCGCGAACAACACCTTTGCCTACGGGCATTGCAGCGAACCAATGCCAAAGCTTATCAGACACGGATCAGAGCAGCGATGACGGCATCGGGTATCGATCGCGCCCTCAGTTTCCGTCGATTAATTCTTGTCCGGACTTACGAGATTCCCGGCGGATCTGTAACCCAACAGTTAACCAGGCAGTTTGAGCAAGCGGGTGGATTGTTTGCCCATCCCACAGAGGATGAATTACTGACCCTGCTGGCATTGCAGGAACTTCAGAAGAAGAAAGATCCCAAATTTGATGCCTGGTTGCGCGATCGCCGCCCGGTTTCCCAACTCCCCTGCATGCGCGATGCCATCACCTGGTTATTTGGGGATGCAGCCAGTAAAGCCTCAGAAGACAACCTCTCTCAGTCTGGCGGCAGCAGTGCTCCTTCCTCAGAAGCGAAAAAAACTTCTACTGAACCACAAGTACCTGGAGATACCCCGCCGATAGGGGCACTTCAATTGCCGATCGGTACGCGGTTGGTGGGGCAGCAAGCTAGAGAAACGATTGCTCTTCGAGTCCAGGATTTGACGAAACATACTGTGATTCTGGCGGGCAGTGGCTCTGGTAAAACGGTGTTGGTGCGGCGATTGGTTGAAGAAGCAGTATTGCTGGGAATTCCCGCGATTGTGATTGACTGCGCCAATGACTTGGCTCGGATGGGGGATCGCTGGCCTGCTCCGCCAGAAGAATGGTCTAACGAAGACAAGCAGAGAGCAGACCTCTACCACCAGAAAAGCCAAGTCGTTGTCTGGACGCCTGGGCGGGAAGCAGGTAATCCCTTGAATCTCGAACCTTTACCGGATTTAGCCGCCGTCGCGAACGATCCCGAAGAACTGGATCAAGCGGCTGACATGGCTCGTGATTCCCTTCAAGACATTGTTGCTCCTGGCAAAGCTCAGGCATCGATTTTAAAGAGGGGGATTTTGAAAGCCGCTCTGTTATATTTCGCCCAAAATGGGGGTGGGCGTTTACCTGACCTGATTGAGTTACTTTCAGATCTGCCGCCGGAAGCTGGAGGGGGGATTGCCGATGCAGGCAAAAAGGCTCAAGCAATGGCAGACAGTCTCAGAGCCGAAATCCTGAATAATCCACTTCTCCGTCAGGGTGGGGCAGCCTTAGACCCTGCAATTCTGTTTGGTCTAGATCAGCCTTCTGAAAAAACTCGGATCTCAATTCTCAACTTCATTGGTTTACCTGGTATTGGAGCACAGCAACAATTTCTGAATCAACTCTTTATGACCCTGTTTACCTGGATCAAGAAAAATCCTGCTCCAGTTGAGCAACCCATCAGAGGGTTACTGGTAATTGATGAAGCGAAGGATTTTGTGCCTTCCACTGGGTCAACCCCCTGCAAAGCTAGTCTTAACCGCCTGGCTGCTCAGGCCCGTAAATATGGTCTCGGACTCATCTTTGCCACCCAGGCACCGAAGAGTATCGATCACAACATCATTGCCAACTGCTCAACCCAGTTTTATGGGCGAGCCAACTCCCCTGCCGCGATCGATGTGATTCAAGAGCAACTGCGTCAACGGGGTGGAAGCGGACAAGATATTGCCAGACTCGAAAGAGGACAGTTTTATGTAGTCTCAGAAAGCCTGACAACTCCGACTAAAATCCTGACTCCGCTCTGCCTGTCTCACCATCCTCCCACTCCTCTGGACGAGGTAGAAGCTTTAAACCGAGCAAGGGCTTCTCGCACTACTGAGCACATGTTGAAACTTGCAACGGATATATCTATGGCTTAA
- a CDS encoding hypothetical protein (IMG reference gene:2510098748): MSFQPTPKQALVMWSLLITGDEPAISKVRPELKPAERKPLIDFGLIELVKRGRSTHIVLTDKAWDWAAGHFEVELSKSNYAVPILQELLKKLGSYLNSHKIPLVEFLVYKNTTIEHSESGAAVLSDLGAKIREAYLQASGGEYNVRVRLSQLRQLVDDLPQAEVDKVLIQMGLVGKITLMHLDDPQEIRPEDEQAAVNIGGQKNHIVYMREWSS; the protein is encoded by the coding sequence ATGAGTTTCCAACCAACTCCTAAACAAGCACTGGTAATGTGGAGCCTGTTGATTACAGGGGATGAACCAGCCATTTCCAAGGTGAGACCTGAATTGAAACCTGCTGAGCGTAAACCCTTGATCGACTTTGGACTGATTGAACTGGTAAAACGAGGTCGTTCAACCCACATTGTGCTAACAGACAAAGCTTGGGACTGGGCAGCAGGGCACTTTGAGGTGGAGTTATCAAAATCCAATTATGCGGTACCGATTCTTCAAGAATTATTGAAAAAACTGGGCAGCTATTTGAACTCTCACAAGATCCCGCTTGTAGAATTCCTGGTGTATAAGAATACAACGATTGAACATTCAGAAAGTGGTGCTGCTGTACTTTCTGATCTGGGGGCAAAGATTCGTGAAGCTTATCTACAAGCTTCTGGTGGAGAATACAATGTTAGGGTGCGGCTATCTCAATTGCGTCAATTAGTGGATGATCTGCCCCAAGCGGAAGTGGATAAAGTTCTCATCCAAATGGGTCTTGTAGGAAAGATTACGCTGATGCACTTAGATGATCCGCAAGAAATTCGTCCAGAGGATGAGCAGGCTGCTGTAAACATTGGGGGACAGAAGAACCACATTGTTTACATGAGGGAATGGTCGTCATGA
- a CDS encoding hypothetical protein (IMG reference gene:2510098745) — protein MAQVKVFYEPETELLTVFWQPPRKEQISTELGDGVILIKDSNTGEPIGVEILSYHPGDNRFDTVSVELGQFSLVDSQRSITNR, from the coding sequence ATGGCACAGGTAAAAGTTTTCTACGAGCCAGAAACCGAATTATTGACAGTGTTCTGGCAACCTCCCAGAAAAGAGCAAATTAGTACTGAGCTAGGTGATGGGGTTATTCTCATCAAAGACTCTAACACTGGTGAACCAATTGGCGTAGAAATTCTCTCTTATCACCCTGGAGATAATCGCTTTGACACTGTAAGTGTTGAATTGGGGCAGTTTAGCCTGGTGGACTCGCAACGCAGCATAACAAATCGCTGA